AAATACTCAGAATCACCGTGGCTTCCGATCAGCTGGTGGTGTTCGGCGACGGCATGGAAGATGACCGGCTGACGGCATCGTGGGGACAGGAGATCACGGTGCAGTTGGGGCAGCGGCCGCTGAAGCTGGTTGTTTGATCTTCACCTGTGCAGCCACCACCCACTTTGATGGTGGATTCGGGCCAACACGCCGTTTTTAGGCCATCCCCCTGGGCCGGATCGCTCAAAGTTAGTGATGACGGCCCGCCTTGCAGCAGCAACGTCCCGCAGGTTATTCCATTCGGCGCAGTATTCTAGGGCTTCATACCCCTGCCGTACCCTAGGAGCTTCCGTGAGCCATGCCGAGATAGCTACCGAGCGGACTGACGAGTCAGAGAAGCGTCCACGCGGTGCCGCGAGCAGTGCGGCCCTGGGGTTATTGATTGGCATCCTTGCCGCAGCGTTGGGCCTCGTCCCTTGGTGGATTTCCGGTGCCCGGTTGCCCCTGCAGAACCTCTGGGCTACGCAGGTCATGCCGGGCCAGATGCCCTTGGCACTCCTGCCCCGGAGCCAATATGAGGTGCTCACCATCGTCGCTCTCCTGACAACGGGCGGCGCAGCAGCGGGGTTTGCGATACGTGTCTGGTCCCCCGTTCGACGCCGACTCGTCACATGGTGCGCGATAGTTGGCCTGCTCTTGGTCCAAGTAGCTGCCACCGTGCAGTCATTCGAACTCCTCGGCCAAGGGTTGATGCGCGGAACCCTGGCGCAGTATTACCGTGCGGGTCTGATGGCCGGCGTCATTTGCTCCATCCTCGCCGCGGTCGTCGCTCTTCTGCTGATCGCTTCGAAGTCAACAGTGGCAACAACCATTGGGGGCGGACTTATGGCGGTCCCCTTCACATCCTGGGCCGTTGAATGGGTGGTTGGCGTTGTTGGGCACACGAATGTACCCATCGCGGTCCCTTCCATTGCCCACTGGCTTCCAGCGATTGTTGTGGGTTGCGCGCTGGCTTGGTGCGGTGTGAGGCCCCTTGGCCGCTTGGCTGTTTGGGTGCTAAACCTCGCTTTCCTGTGGGTAATCCCCGCTGTCTTTACAGCCGTCCAGTCAGTTCTTGGGACCCGGGTGATAGCTGGGGATATCCCTGAAATGGTGCTGATGGGCAGGGAAGTGCTCACGGCAGCCCTGGGTCCCGACGGCGGAGCCGTACCCACTGTGTTGTTGGCCCTGGCTCTTGGGCTGGCAGGCGTAGGCATTCGAGTCATCGCTGCGCGGCGGGTCCACAGCACCACCTGATTGCCGATTCTGCTTCAAGAATCAACCGTTGTTCCTCGCCAAACCGCGAGATAGGGTGACCGGACCGTCCACCCACATCATCGTCTGGAAAACTCTGGGAGACACCATGACACATGTGAGACGTCAATTGGCTGCGGTCACGGCAGCCTTGGCACTAACCGCGACGAGCGGCGCGATGGCCAGTCCGGCCTTCGCCGATCCCCGCGAAACAGACAAGAAAGCCACGGCCACAGGCTACGGCGGCGCCGTGAGCACCGTTGATCCCGAAGCTTCTGCAGCCGCCATCGACGTATTGAGGAAAGGCGGCAACGCAGCCGACGCAGCCGTCGCTGCAGCAGCAACCTTGGGCGTCACCGAACCTTACAGCGCCGGCATCGGCGGCGGCGGCTACTTCGTTTTCTACGACGCCAAGACGCAGCAGGTAGGGACCATTGACGGACGTGAAACCGCACCAGCGGGCATCACACAGGATGCCTTTATCAACCCCGCGGACCCCGAGGGAAAGCCCTACCGTTTCACGCCGGAACTCGTCACCAGCGGCGTTTCCGTGGGAGTGCCCGGCACGCCCGCAACCTGGGAGCGCGCCCTGGAGCGTTGGGGAACCATGAATCTCCGTGAAACCCTCAAGCCTGCCATCAAGGTGGCTGACAAGGGATTCGTGGTGGACGAGACGTTCAGACAGCAAACCTTGGACAACGAGGTCCGATTCGATGCGTTTACCTCTACCCGTGACCTGTTCCTTCCCGGCGGCGACGCCCCCGCCGTCGGAAGTGTGTTCAAGAACCCCGAACTGGCCGACACCTACAGGCAACTGGCTAAGGAGGGGACTGATGCCTTCTACGGCGGCCCGCTCGCCGAGGAAATCGTCAAGACTGTACAGGCTCCGCCGAAAACCGCCACAACCGAGCTCCCCGTCCCCGTTGGCTCCATGACGGTGCAGGACCTGGCCAACTACAAGGTGCTGGACCAGGCCCCTACCAAGGTGGAGTACCGCGGCTACGACGTATACGGCATGGCACCTTCCAGCAGTGGCGGCACCACGGTGGGTGAGTCGCTGAACATCCTGGAGAATTACGATCTCAAAGGCATGAAACCTGTCGATGCCCTGCACCATTACATCGAGGCCAGCTCGCTTGCCTTCGCAGATCGTGGCGCCTATGTAGGCGATCCCGCTTTTGTGAATGTCCCCACCCAGACGTTGCTCAACCCCGTGTTCGCCAAGGAACGCTCCTGCGAGATCAGTCCGACGACCGCGGCAACCAAGCCCGTGGCCCCCGGTGACCTGAAAACGTTCGACGGCGCGTGCCCGGCTGCCGTGGCACCGCTCGCCAAAGACACGGATACAGAGAACATCTCAACCACGAACCTGACTGTGGCAGATAAGTGGGGCAACGTGGTTGAGTACACGCTCACGATCGAGCAGACCGGCGGTTCGGGAATCGTTGTTCCGGGTCGAGGCTTCCTGCTCAACAACGAACTGACCGACTTCAGCACGGTCTATGACCCGAAAGATCCGAACCGGATCGAACCGAACAAGCGGCCAAGGTCCTCGATGTCGCCGACCATTATTTTGAAAGATGAGAAGCCGTTCCTGGCCCTGGGCTCTCCAGGGGGTTCGACCATCATCACTACCGTGCTGCAGACCATCCTGAACCGCGTCGACTTGGGCATGACTGTTTCCGAGGCTTTGGCTGCCCCGCGGGCTGCACCCCGGAATGGCGCGACCATCAGCTCCGAGCCTGCGTTTATTGACGCTTACGGTCCGGCGCTGGAGCCCTTGGGGCATGATCTGGTTCCGGCTGGTGACGCCTTCACTTCTGCTGCCGAGATCGGAGCGGCTACCGCCATCGAGTTCAACCCGGACGGATCGCTGACCGCAGCCGCCGAGCCGGATCGGCGTGGTGGAGGTTCGGCGATGGTGGTGAAGCCAGCCAAGCCCGGCAGGTAACGCGCAGCTCAAACCTGGCAAACGAAGCCCGCCCCGGAGGCGCCCGATGAGGGTCGCCTCCGGGGCGGGCCTCTGCTGCCGGGCCGGGTACTTTCGCCACAGGCACGCCGAGCCACAGTTGCTCCGAATTGCTCAAGGTTGGCGGTTGTTCCTGAGTTCCCGACTGAACTTCCAGAACATGACCAAGGATGCAGCGGCCAAGATGATGCCGGAAGCCGTGGACCACCACGTCTGGTCTGAATCTGAGATGAAAATTGACAAGGCATAGGTGCCGAGAACCAATGCCAGAAAGAGCCAAACGAACGGGATGCGATTCATTGTGTATTCCTTAGTTGAAGTAGATGAAGTGTCATGCCAGATCCCGCTTGAGAAACACCAAGAATGCAACCGCTGTAACTACTAAAAGCCAGCTCACAGCTCCAACGAAAGAACCGAATGCGGCTATGTGGACAGCAAGTTGGTCCGCCCAGTCAGCGGCTAAAACCGGGAAGAAAAACTGCTCGGCATCTCCCAACCACCCGGCCAGGAGTTCCGGAAGTACCAAACTCAGGGGCACCACGAAGAGGCTCACCAGGTGGCTGCGAATAAGGGAACCGATGGCAAAGCCCCATAGCGACCCCATGCAGGCCGTTCCCGCAAACGCAAGGACTGCATGAAAGCTGAATCCCCATGCTCCATCCAGGATTTCTCCGGACAGTCCGAACAGCATGCCTATGGTCGCTCCCACCAGAAGGGCCGCCAGGGCAGTGCTGGCGGCCCGGGCAGTGAACGCCGGACCTCGTTGGAAGTGCAGTACCCGGCGTGTGAAGCATCCAGCCCGATAGTCCGAAGTGAATGCAAAGGATCCCACCACTGCGGCTCCTGTGAGCATGAGGGACATGCTTGCCTGCCGAAGAACCTCAATCCCCGGAGATGTTGGAGATTCCAGACCCGCCATGCCAAGGAGTACGGCGATGAGCCCTACCACCAGCAGGGCACCGACGGCTGATCCCAGCCACAACCACGGCCGCCGCAGCTCAGAGAGGAAAGCGGGCACCACGTGAACCATTTAGAACTCCTTACCGCGAAGAAGCCGCACAGCGCACAAGCCCGCTGCGAGGATCCACCCCAGTGATACAAGGAAGGCTGGAAGGGGATCCATTAAGCCCTCGAAGGGCAGTGACGCAATACCCGCCAAAGCGCTGGAGGGAAGCCAGCGTGCTATCTCAGCGGCGCTTGCAAGGAGAGGCAACTCAAGGGCTAGCGGTACCAGCAAGGTGAGTATCGTCGTCGCGTAGTAGTGCCGAATGATCCATCCGAGTGAACAACCCCACAGGGAACCCATGACTGAGGCAAGCACCACGCCAGGCAACGCCTTCCATGACTCGGCAGTCAGCAGTTCGGCCCGCACATCAGAAGGCAGTGAAAACGCTATGCTCACGCCCCAGATTGCGATCCCGCTGATGACCGTGGCAAGTCCGACAATTACTGCGGCCAAGTATTTGGATATCAGCACTTGCTTCAGCCCTGACATCATCACACTTCGCCGAAGGGTCCCGTAATAGGACTCCCGGGTTACCAAATAGCTCCCCGCGAAAGTAGCCACTGGCGCAATGCTCGCTGCCAGGGCCCAAAAGACTTGAACGTTGTCCGCCGCCGATACCGCACCGGAATTACCCGGCCAGCCGAGGAAGTTCGCAACAAACCATGGGATCAGTGCGGTGAATGCCAGTACGCCAAGGACCGAATATCCGCTGAAGTACCGGAGGAGCTGTGAACGGAGACCACTGGTCAAGGAACGGAGAGCAACTCTATTCACCGGGCACCCTCCAGAATCTTGAAGTACGCGGATTCCAGGCTGCCCGCGCCTAGGGCCTTGGCTTCCTCGATGGTGCCTCGAAACAGCACCCTTTGCTTGAGAATCACAACTTCGTCCGCAACCTGCTCCAACTCCATGAGCTGGTGGCTTGAGACGAGGGCGCTGCCTCCTGATGCGGCGAAGTCCCGGAGGAACCTCCGGAGCCACTGGACGCCCTCGGGGTCCAGTCCGTTGGCGGGTTCGTCAAGGACAAGCATCTCTGGGCTACCCACCAATGCGGAGGCAATTCCCAGGCGTTGCCGCATGCCCAGCGAATAGTCCCGGACCTTCTTGTTTCCTTCGGCTGCGAGGTCCACCAGTTCAAGAATCCGCTCCACATTCCCCGGGTCAGCCCCGACGGCGAGCTGGCAGATCTTCAGGTGTCGGCGTCCCGTCAACCCGGGCTCCACGTCCATTCCGTCCAGATTCACGCCAACTTTGGTGGCGGGTCTCCGCAGTGACCGGTAGTCAGTGCCAAATACGGTTGCCCGCCCGGACGTTGCTTCCAACAGCCCGGTGAGCCCTGCGAGCGCCGTGCTCTTCCCTGCCCCGTTCGGACCAATCAGGCCCACAACACGTCCTGCCGCAACGTCGAACGTCAGTTCTTCAACCGCGAACCGTGAGCCTCTCCTCTTGCTGAACGCCTCGAAACTGGCGTGGATTGTCATTGGTGCCCTCTCGTGGATTCGGTAGCTTGCCCGGATGGGTCTGGCCACAGCGGCGAATTGATGGCCGCATCCCACAGCCACTCCCCCAAGCTCGTTTCTCGCTGGCTTTTCATTTCGGCGCGTCCGGAGTAAGAAAGGTTGATCCCGGATTCCAGCTGGCTCGGGTAGGCAAGTACTGGCAGGTTGTTGCCGGCCAGCGCAATCGGGGCGATGGTGTCCAGCGGCGCCAGGGAGTTCGACGGCGGCTGGTCACCGAGGGTGGCCTGGCCAAGATTCTCGTGAATGATCATTCCTTGCGATTGCAGAGTGACATGATCGCCGGGTTCGAAAGCCTGGCCTGTGCCTTGAAGAGGCGCCACAATCAGTAGTTGGCCGTCTGCGTAGGTGTAGCCAGCTATGGACGTGGGCCTCACGGGCACCAGCGCAAGGAGTGCTCCGACGGTAATGGCTCCCAGCAGGACTACCAGGATCCGCCTCCACGCCGGGCTTCCATTCCGGCCTGCCGCACGGAAGAACCGGACCACGCTCCTGAGGGCCATCGCCAGCAGGAGGCAAAGGACTCCGAGAACAACAAGGTGCCCTGTGTAACCAAGCTGGAGGAAAACCGGGACGAGTCGTTGGAATCCGATCATCATGAAGGCAATACCTGAAACGAAGCTCGCAAGCCCGAACCAGGGCAGGAGTCCCTGGCTAGGGTCATTGCGCCGGCTGGGGTCAGCGCGCCGGGAACCGAGAACGCGAGCGCTGACAACGTCGGCCAACGCAGCGATCGACTTCTTCCGGAGATGGGGAATGTCCACCGCGGACATCAGGGCTACGTAGCCATCCAATTTGATGAAGGGGAAGAGATTCAGCACCGCCACCGCGTAGCAAATCATCCCGTAGAGGACGGCTGCGTCCTTGGTGGGGGACTCCGGAAGAAACGCTTGTACCGCCATGGCAATGCTCCCCAGTGCGACGTGCACCAGAGGACCGGCGAGAGCCACGAGTACCCGCTGCTTCCTGGAACTCAACCGCCACCCGTCGGTCACGTCGCAGAAGAACGCCGGCGACAGATAGAACAGCATGATCCCGATGCGCCGCGGTGTCCCGCCAAAGTAGGTCAGCGCCATGCCATGTCCCAGCTCGTGTAGCAGCGTGGACACAAACATCGCCGCCACCACATACAGATAGGCCTCCAAAGGAAGAGGCGTTGCGAGGACACGCCACATACTGGGCCCGGCCATGAACGCACCCACTAAGCCGCTGAGCAGGAGCAACAAAGCCACGACGGCTCCACCAGGCCGAACCATTGCTGTGATTGCCGGGCGGAAAGCCTCAAGCAGTGGTGCCGGATTGAAAAGGGTGAACTGCACTGTCAGGGGTGCCCTGAACTGGACCCGTCGAGCCTGAGCGGGCTGTGCACCGGCGTCGAAAATTCCTGTGTGCGCCAATTGGCGCACAATCCCCTCCACGTCCTCAGGCGTCCAGGCGGGCCCCAAGAGTTGAGCGAGCTGGGCCGGTTGCATGGCACCATCCACGGCGTTCAGAACGCGGGCGACGTCGGACGAGACTCGCGCTTTCGGCACACCATTGACCGCGACTATCCACGGCCCGTTTTCCTGCAGCGGTGCGTCGATGGAAGCCGACGGTGCGAGCTGCACGGGCCACTCGGCAACTCCCTGTGCCGATGTTCCTGGCTTCCTCATATCAGCGGATGCGGGGTGGAGGAGCTGCCCGGCATCACGAATAGCTCCTTGGTCTCGTCCATGGTTAGAGGAACGGCCCCCGGGCAGACAGCTTTGCCGGCAACCCAACCCAATTCCCGGATTGCTGCAGGAAGCCTGTGCGTGAGGTTAACCCAGTGGGAGCGGACGTTCCGTCCGGCCAAGTGCTTCACCAGAGCATCGAGATCGGGCTCGGGTTGCTTGCTGGGAAAGTTGGACGGCTGGAAGGATCCAACCCACCGGCGCAACTCAGCGATTGCCGGTGCAGTGGTCCAGAAGTGTGCACGGGAGTCGTCATCAGTCACGGTGGCGACAGAAGGGGCGGAGACCGGACTGGCGGAGGCTGGATCGGCGGAGTGTGCGCGGGTGAGGAAGAGCTCCCGGATTTGCAGCCCTTCCTGAAGCGCTCCCTTGAGGGCGCTTACAGGGTCGGAGGCAGCTTTGAGTCCCACAGCGCCATAGCAAACGGGTCCCTTTTCCTCCGTGATGATGCATACGGCAGTCAGCAGCGGACTCCCGTTGTTCGGAATGAAGGCAAGCGTGGGCTCCACGCCGGCAGCCCGCGCAGCAACGAGGAGCAGGCTCAGGCCCCGGGCCTCCGCCCCCTGACGCACCGCGACGGGCATGCTTTTTGCGTCGAACTTTTGCAACGGAATCTTGTGGCGCCACGCTGCTAGAAAGGCGTCTCGCTCCATTACCTCTGCGATGGCCGAGGTCTGGGCAAAGGCTTCAGAGGGCCCGGACGCCGCACCGTTGGGTGAGGGGTCAAAGAACGCATCCCACGAGTTCGACTCGCCACGGCCGGGGGTGTAGTCCACCACAGGCGCGGGCACTTGCGTGGGTTTCCCCGTCAGCAGGTCAACGGCACGGTACCAAGGGACGTCGCAGGCAAGGGCGGACACGTGGCCGAGCCCGGCACTGACAAAGTCGATTTGCGGGTCGGCGCTTCCGTTTCGGGCGAGCAGATGCTCGGAATCTGCCGGCACGGGAACCAAAGCGAATCGTTCCACCGCTTCGCCCGCCCCTCTTGTCAGGGACGCACGCCTCGAGACGTCGAAGGCCCCTACTGCAGAAGCGATCCGAGTACCGGGCGCGCCATTGCTTAGCTGCCCCACGGTCCGCCACAGGCCCATCTCGTTCGGTACATAGACTGACGCTTCGGACACCAGTCCCAGGGAAGGATGGAGCGTTCGCACCGGATCTACGCTCATTTGCCGCATACCCACAGCTCCACGTCGTTCAAACCAGGGCTCGGCGACGCTATCCGAACCGGCAAGCGTTCAAGGATACTGAGACGTTCGGCAGTGATCTCCTCCTCGAGGAGACTGTTGCTCAGAAAGGCGACATCGCTTGCGTATGCGGAGGATCGATAAGTGCCGTCCACGCTGAAACTGACATGGACCATGGTCACGTGACGCGCTCCGTTGACGGGGTCCCGGCTTTCCGCGGTGATGAGGAATGCGTCGTCCCCAAGCGCCGAAATTGCAGTGCCGTCGTTGTTCACCGACGCTTCATGGCTGTCCGCGTTCAAGACCGTTAGGAGGAAGCGACCGTCCGGCGTCAAGCAGTCGCGCACTCTCCGGAACAATTCACGCCTGCCCGCCGGCTCGAGGAGCGTGATGGAACTGGCGCCGAGAACCACGCAACCGTATCCGCCGTCGACTTCGAAGCGGGACATGTCAGCCTCCATCAACTCCAACGCCACACCGCGCGGGTTGAAGGCCTTGGTGCCTGCTTTTTTCTTCAGCATGGCGAGCATTTCCGGTGAAGAATCGACGGCGGCCAACGGACGACCCAGGGCAAGGAGAGGCCGGGTGATCCGTCCGGATCCTGCAGCAAGTTCAAGGATGGGGCCCGAAGTTTTGCGCACGGCTGCAAGGATTTCGGGGAGCTCGGTCAAGTCGTTGGCGGTGATCTGGTCGTAGAGGCGGGATCCTGAAGCGCTGTACAAATCCTCTGGCGGATCGACGTGTCCCAGGACCCGAAGGATGGCGTCAGCGGTCTTATCTGGTGCGATGTTCATCAGCTCGTGTTCTCCGGGAGTTGGAATTCGGTCTGGAGCTCACGCGGGTGGTGGCCGAACTTGGCACCACCCGCGTGAACTGGCTTAGGTAGCGGCGAGGCCGACGACGATGCCGGCGATGATGATGACGTCACCAACGCGGATGTACCACGGTGTATCGTCCGGGGTGTCGAGGTTTTCCAGCTCTTCGATGGTCAGCTGAAGGTTCGAGGTTGCGATCATTGACTCCTCCTTTCTCGTTTCTCTGGATGCGGGGGGCATCGGAGCTTTAGGTGATGCTGACGGCGATCAGGCCGATGGCAACTCCTTGGGATACACCGATGAACCAGTTGTTGAAGTCCGGCGTATCCATCGACTCGATCTCCTGGATGGAGATATTGAGCTGATTTTGCATTCGCTTTCACCTCCCCTCAGGGTGTGTCTCGGCTGGTATGGGACGCGGTCAGGTGATGGCGACTGCGATCCCCACCAACGCCAGTCCTGCCGTGATGCCTTTGATTCGTTCGTCCCAGTCGTCCGGAACGTCCATGGCTTCAAGCTCCTGGATGTTGAGGTCCAGGGCTTTGAGTGCTGTGCTGCTGTTCATGTGCTCACCTCCTCTCCCTTGCCGTTGGCAGATCGCCCGTTGAGGCCTGACAAGACGTGGTTTCCGCCCGCAGCTGCGGTGAGAACGTGCTGAATCTGCGCGGCACTGATGCCGCGCAGCATCGGAAGCGCTGCGCCCCAATTCCGGAGGGTGGCGTCCATGGTTCGTACCAGCGCTTCCTCGCTGATCATCTCGAGCCCGGCGATGCCCCATCGCCACATCAGCTGGTTGACGCCAAGAGCCGGGCTGGGGTCAAGGTCAGGGACTTCCTGAGTGACCACGGACCAGAGCTGTTGGAGGCGCTGGCTATCGCCCCACGCTGCAGTGCCGTTCTCGATTTCCTCCCAGATAGGACCGATCACGCACGCCGTCGCGGTCATCTTTCGCACCCCGGACACGTAGGCAAGCTCGTTCGCGAGGTACCAGTGCTTCGCCCCGTAGGGATTGCGGCCCATCAGCGACCAACCTGTGTGCGTCTCCATGCTGAGGCGGGCCGCGGTCAGCCGCAGCTCGGGCGCATCGTGCAACGTCAGCCGCTGCCCCAACCGGACGATTCGTTGGATGAGGGAATAGCCGTCGTCGTCGAAGATGCTGTGGCGGCTGCCAACCATGGTCCCTGCCACCCTCAGGAACGCTTCAAGCAGGCCCTCGAAAACCAGATGTCTGGGCAGGGTGGCGAGGTGTCCGGCGTC
This genomic interval from Paenarthrobacter aurescens TC1 contains the following:
- a CDS encoding putative integral membrane protein, giving the protein MVHVVPAFLSELRRPWLWLGSAVGALLVVGLIAVLLGMAGLESPTSPGIEVLRQASMSLMLTGAAVVGSFAFTSDYRAGCFTRRVLHFQRGPAFTARAASTALAALLVGATIGMLFGLSGEILDGAWGFSFHAVLAFAGTACMGSLWGFAIGSLIRSHLVSLFVVPLSLVLPELLAGWLGDAEQFFFPVLAADWADQLAVHIAAFGSFVGAVSWLLVVTAVAFLVFLKRDLA
- a CDS encoding putative zinc metallopeptidase family protein (identified by match to protein family HMM PF02163), with the protein product MRKPGTSAQGVAEWPVQLAPSASIDAPLQENGPWIVAVNGVPKARVSSDVARVLNAVDGAMQPAQLAQLLGPAWTPEDVEGIVRQLAHTGIFDAGAQPAQARRVQFRAPLTVQFTLFNPAPLLEAFRPAITAMVRPGGAVVALLLLLSGLVGAFMAGPSMWRVLATPLPLEAYLYVVAAMFVSTLLHELGHGMALTYFGGTPRRIGIMLFYLSPAFFCDVTDGWRLSSRKQRVLVALAGPLVHVALGSIAMAVQAFLPESPTKDAAVLYGMICYAVAVLNLFPFIKLDGYVALMSAVDIPHLRKKSIAALADVVSARVLGSRRADPSRRNDPSQGLLPWFGLASFVSGIAFMMIGFQRLVPVFLQLGYTGHLVVLGVLCLLLAMALRSVVRFFRAAGRNGSPAWRRILVVLLGAITVGALLALVPVRPTSIAGYTYADGQLLIVAPLQGTGQAFEPGDHVTLQSQGMIIHENLGQATLGDQPPSNSLAPLDTIAPIALAGNNLPVLAYPSQLESGINLSYSGRAEMKSQRETSLGEWLWDAAINSPLWPDPSGQATESTRGHQ
- a CDS encoding hypothetical protein (identified by Glimmer2; putative) is translated as MIADHAVRTRCVIVDDGTAPKYLGNLTRGRTGVVVDGALKEHRDKFLDSDLKGAPVLELTAAPVTVETLRKVGSFIRENGLQTVAGLGGGSVLDAVKLAALFTADPSLAVFAERHAKRSGLLVLPPITDPKERPKTILMPSTVGTGAEVSAVACLDTAVGRRLITSRNLAGDVAMLDAGHLATLPRHLVFEGLLEAFLRVAGTMVGSRHSIFDDDGYSLIQRIVRLGQRLTLHDAPELRLTAARLSMETHTGWSLMGRNPYGAKHWYLANELAYVSGVRKMTATACVIGPIWEEIENGTAAWGDSQRLQQLWSVVTQEVPDLDPSPALGVNQLMWRWGIAGLEMISEEALVRTMDATLRNWGAALPMLRGISAAQIQHVLTAAAGGNHVLSGLNGRSANGKGEEVST
- a CDS encoding hypothetical protein (identified by Glimmer2; putative), with the translated sequence MKPWTFRTTGTNESKASRQDWRWWGSQSPSPDRVPYQPRHTLRGGESECKISSISPSRRSSRWIRRTSTTGSSVYPKELPSA
- a CDS encoding putative membrane protein; the encoded protein is MNRVALRSLTSGLRSQLLRYFSGYSVLGVLAFTALIPWFVANFLGWPGNSGAVSAADNVQVFWALAASIAPVATFAGSYLVTRESYYGTLRRSVMMSGLKQVLISKYLAAVIVGLATVISGIAIWGVSIAFSLPSDVRAELLTAESWKALPGVVLASVMGSLWGCSLGWIIRHYYATTILTLLVPLALELPLLASAAEIARWLPSSALAGIASLPFEGLMDPLPAFLVSLGWILAAGLCAVRLLRGKEF
- the ggt gene encoding gamma-glutamyltransferase (identified by match to protein family HMM PF01019; match to protein family HMM TIGR00066), encoding MTHVRRQLAAVTAALALTATSGAMASPAFADPRETDKKATATGYGGAVSTVDPEASAAAIDVLRKGGNAADAAVAAAATLGVTEPYSAGIGGGGYFVFYDAKTQQVGTIDGRETAPAGITQDAFINPADPEGKPYRFTPELVTSGVSVGVPGTPATWERALERWGTMNLRETLKPAIKVADKGFVVDETFRQQTLDNEVRFDAFTSTRDLFLPGGDAPAVGSVFKNPELADTYRQLAKEGTDAFYGGPLAEEIVKTVQAPPKTATTELPVPVGSMTVQDLANYKVLDQAPTKVEYRGYDVYGMAPSSSGGTTVGESLNILENYDLKGMKPVDALHHYIEASSLAFADRGAYVGDPAFVNVPTQTLLNPVFAKERSCEISPTTAATKPVAPGDLKTFDGACPAAVAPLAKDTDTENISTTNLTVADKWGNVVEYTLTIEQTGGSGIVVPGRGFLLNNELTDFSTVYDPKDPNRIEPNKRPRSSMSPTIILKDEKPFLALGSPGGSTIITTVLQTILNRVDLGMTVSEALAAPRAAPRNGATISSEPAFIDAYGPALEPLGHDLVPAGDAFTSAAEIGAATAIEFNPDGSLTAAAEPDRRGGGSAMVVKPAKPGR
- a CDS encoding hypothetical protein (identified by Glimmer2; putative); translated protein: MRQMSVDPVRTLHPSLGLVSEASVYVPNEMGLWRTVGQLSNGAPGTRIASAVGAFDVSRRASLTRGAGEAVERFALVPVPADSEHLLARNGSADPQIDFVSAGLGHVSALACDVPWYRAVDLLTGKPTQVPAPVVDYTPGRGESNSWDAFFDPSPNGAASGPSEAFAQTSAIAEVMERDAFLAAWRHKIPLQKFDAKSMPVAVRQGAEARGLSLLLVAARAAGVEPTLAFIPNNGSPLLTAVCIITEEKGPVCYGAVGLKAASDPVSALKGALQEGLQIRELFLTRAHSADPASASPVSAPSVATVTDDDSRAHFWTTAPAIAELRRWVGSFQPSNFPSKQPEPDLDALVKHLAGRNVRSHWVNLTHRLPAAIRELGWVAGKAVCPGAVPLTMDETKELFVMPGSSSTPHPLI
- a CDS encoding putative ABC transporter, ATP-binding protein (identified by match to protein family HMM PF00005), which produces MTIHASFEAFSKRRGSRFAVEELTFDVAAGRVVGLIGPNGAGKSTALAGLTGLLEATSGRATVFGTDYRSLRRPATKVGVNLDGMDVEPGLTGRRHLKICQLAVGADPGNVERILELVDLAAEGNKKVRDYSLGMRQRLGIASALVGSPEMLVLDEPANGLDPEGVQWLRRFLRDFAASGGSALVSSHQLMELEQVADEVVILKQRVLFRGTIEEAKALGAGSLESAYFKILEGAR
- a CDS encoding hypothetical protein (identified by Glimmer2; putative), translated to MRVASGAGLCCRAGYFRHRHAEPQLLRIAQGWRLFLSSRLNFQNMTKDAAAKMMPEAVDHHVWSESEMKIDKA
- a CDS encoding hypothetical protein (identified by Glimmer2; putative), producing the protein MPPASRETRKEESMIATSNLQLTIEELENLDTPDDTPWYIRVGDVIIIAGIVVGLAAT
- a CDS encoding putative integral membrane protein, translated to MSHAEIATERTDESEKRPRGAASSAALGLLIGILAAALGLVPWWISGARLPLQNLWATQVMPGQMPLALLPRSQYEVLTIVALLTTGGAAAGFAIRVWSPVRRRLVTWCAIVGLLLVQVAATVQSFELLGQGLMRGTLAQYYRAGLMAGVICSILAAVVALLLIASKSTVATTIGGGLMAVPFTSWAVEWVVGVVGHTNVPIAVPSIAHWLPAIVVGCALAWCGVRPLGRLAVWVLNLAFLWVIPAVFTAVQSVLGTRVIAGDIPEMVLMGREVLTAALGPDGGAVPTVLLALALGLAGVGIRVIAARRVHSTT